The Salvelinus namaycush isolate Seneca chromosome 1, SaNama_1.0, whole genome shotgun sequence genome has a window encoding:
- the endog gene encoding endonuclease G, mitochondrial — protein sequence MYRVICSKWFISGVSLTVGAAIGASLNGDSTNRCINPSHGLLNRVPVIPIPSVDAATDLTTYQGGGQMVGSRSTAAMKYGFPSLANIKTRESYVTSYDPRNRTAAWVIEQLSPDGLTGPSDRKLCDFKEDDTVHVYHRATNADYRGSGFDRGHLAAAANHKWNQKAMDDTFYLSNVSPQNPNLNQNTWNNLEQYCRSLTKHYMNVFVCTGPLYLPRQEPDGKMYVKYQVMGRNHVAVPTHFFKVVILEKQRGEVELRSYVMPNTPVDNKIPLERFLVPIEIIERASGLLFVPNIMKRTNSLLAITAGGK from the exons ATGTATCGTGTTATCTGTTCTAAGTGGTTTATCTCCGGCGTGTCCTTGACTGTGGGAGCGGCTATTGGTGCGTCTCTGAATGGAGATTCGACGAATAGATGCATAAATCCGAGTCATGGATTACTCAATCGAGTACCCGTTATTCCTATTCCAAGTGTGGACGCAGCAACCGACCTTACCACGTACCAAGGAGGTGGTCAAATGGTAGGGTCCCGATCAACAGCTGCAATGAAGTACGGCTTCCCATCTCTCGCCAATATCAAGACGAGGGAGTCCTACGTGACATCTTATGATCCCAGAAACAGGACCGCTGCATGGGTTATAGAGCAACTCAGTCCTGATGGCTTGACTGGACCTTCAGATAGGAAATTGTGCGACTTTAAAGAGGATGATACGGTGCACGTATACCACAGGGCTACCAATGCAGACTACAGAGGCAGTGGATTTGACAGGGGGCATTTGGCAGCAGCTGCCAATCACAAATGGAATCAAAAGGCAATGGATGACACGTTCTATCTCAGTAATGTCTCACCACAG AACCCAAATTTAAATCAAAATACATGGAACAACTTGGAGCAGTACTGCCGTTCACTTACCAAGCACTAcatgaatgtgtttgtgtgcactgGACCACTTTATCTGCCCAG ACAGGAACCAGATGGGAAAATGTATGTGAAGTACCAGGTGATGGGGAGGAACCATGTGGCGGTCCCCACCCATTTCTTCAAGGTGGTGATCCTGGAGAAgcagaggggagaggtggagCTGCGCTCGTATGTGATGCCCAACACACCTGTGGATAACAAGATTCCTCTGGAGCGCTTCCTGGTGCCCATCGAGATCATTGAGAGAGCCTCAGGACTGCTCTTTGTACCCAACATTATGAAGAGGACAAACAGTCTGCTGGCTATCACTGCTGGAGGCAAATGA
- the LOC120050483 gene encoding histo-blood group ABO system transferase-like, producing the protein MYESKTLQSWRADVLTATSWLAPIIWECTFNLDIIDNIHQRWGAEALSQLVAAVHLSYYYERRDKFLYERRPASLSFVPLNEGDFYYDGAVFGGTVEEVHKLTRTCQEHLDRDRVNGIEAAWQEENHLNRYRIYNKPTRLLSRVHIWDYRRSHDAPEIKVIRLASVIKNNVEIRQCKNVEGQ; encoded by the exons ATGTATGAATCCAAG ACACTGCAGAGCTGGAGAGCAGACGTTCTGACAGCGACGTCGTGGTTGGCACCCATCATCTGGGAGTGCACCTTCAATTTAGACATCATTGACAACAT TCACCAGCGCTGGGGAGCTGAGGCGCTCAGCCAGCTTGTCGCTGCAGTTCACCTATCTTACTACTATGAGAGGCGGGACAAATTCCTCTACGAACGCAGACCTGCCTCATTATCCTTTGTGCCCCTGAATGAGGGGGACTTCTACTATGACGGAGCAGTGTTTGGAGGGACTGTGGAGGAGGTCCACAAGCTGACTAGGACATGCCAGGAGCATCTGGACAGAGACAGGGTTAATGGCATAGAGGCAGCGTGGCAAGAGGAGAACCATCTCAACCGCTACCGTATCTACAACAAACCCACCCGGCTGCTCTCCCGAGTACATATATGGGACTACAGAAGGAGTcatgatgcacctgagatcaaggTCATAAGGCTGGCCTCTGTCATTAAGAATAACGTAGAAATACGACAATGTAAAAATGTAGAGGGTCAATAA